The Clarias gariepinus isolate MV-2021 ecotype Netherlands chromosome 12, CGAR_prim_01v2, whole genome shotgun sequence region AACTCTCCTGTAATCTTAAACTTccagccacctaacacacagcatgactgcagatcaatccctacTACCATTATCACACAAATGtggatgagttccctgttgagtctggttcctctcaaggtttcttccatCTTCCATCATCGTTATCTCAGGGAGTGTTTCTTtgtcactgtcgccctcggcttgtttatCAGGGACAAATAtaatcattttgattaataGATATATCTCACACATTTGATACTCATTTCCCTAATTtacttttgattctgtaaagctgctttgtgacaatgaatattgttaaaagcactatttaGAATAGTAAAGAATTGAATTAAAGCATCCTccatatagtcctgatctcgatTTATcagacattattattaatattattatattaacaataataataatatgggaactggtggcttagtggtaggtgtttcgcctgccatgcggaaggcttgggttcgattcccagccagtgcacaAACCCCCCAGCCCCTGGATGCACTGGCATGGAAGGGTtgagtcaggaagggcatctggtgttaaacctgtgccaagttgttgtgtggacTAAATATTCTGCttggagcagccaaaagaccaacaacattatCAATAATGAGCAGACATCTATTCTTGTAGCCCATTACCTTACATATATTGATAGTCTATGACCCAAAAGTACATGGGTCAACACACCCCTATATTGTCCAGACCCCATGTTTAGGCTCCATGATACAATGAAGTGAACTCAAGTGTTGTGGTAAGACCTCTGACCTCAACCTAACTGAACAAACTTTTGGGATGACTGCACCCAACACCAATATCACCACCGGGCCTCTTTAAATACTCTTGTGACGGAATGTTCACAAATACCCACAGACACAACAATTAAACATTATTGTATGTTGCAGAAAAGCCAAcaatattatttcatatatatatatatatatatatatataaaccgtTAACATTGTGACTAATGAAATCAGTCAGTGTCATGTGACTGAATTAGTCACGTGCGCGTTCTCCTGATTGGCTTTCGGGAAAGAGGAAGTGAGCGTGTATCACGTGACGCCCGCGCTTGTTGCCCTGGAATCAGCTGATCCTTTCAGGGACGTTTCATTGCCAGAACACCGAGACGGGTCTCGAGCTTAAAACCTTCTCGCGTTCTGCGTTTTTAAGACGGTGAAATCCccgcacagacagacagacagacagacagacagcagtcATGGCGCTGAGCGACGCGGACGTCCAGAAGCAGGTAAAGATGCGGGTTACAGCGGGAGGTGTGACGTCACTAAAGCCCGCATCTTACCGCACTGAGCAATATGGCGTTCACCCTCATTCAGCTTTATAGCGATGTTACTTCGCGTTTAGTGCACGGTGTGAGCAGATATAACCTTCAGAACCGGTGTGGGGGAGGACGCcgccattgtgtgtgtgtgtgtgtgtgtgcgtgtgtttgctTCGTGGTATTTCTGTCAGCTTGCATTGAGTCAACAGAGACTATGGACACTGTGTGGCTAGAAGAATaaagtcattttaatattttcagtaaaaaaaaaaaaaaacaagaatgtaTAAATGAATTTATCATAATCAGCTAATTATAATTAATGATGTAACATAAACTTTTTCAGAGGTTAATCACTGTTATCTTGTGTTGCTCTGTTATCCCCCTAGGGTCAGGGgttcaaatttttatttccagtccatatattgagtgtgtgtgtatgtgtgtgtgtgtgtgtgtgatgtttgcatgttctcggtgggtttcctcctggtactccggtttcctcccacggttcGAAGACATGTGCTGTAGGCTGATTAGtagacagagaaaaaaacaattcagCTATAAAtcgcgattcttttgtgtgatgATGTAGGTATTGActtcaaaatgcattttttaaaaactataataGCGATAAAGCGATCGatcagccagtgaccagaattggctTTTTTTTCAGTTGGCCGTAACCGATGGTCAGCCTCagatatataaatttatttaaaaaaatatttaaaaatgcattattatggCGCTTCATTATCAAACATTTTGTGTGGTGATGACCTCCAAtcatctgcctttttctccaaaaccACTTACATACACTGGTGATTCCCACCAGGGGGGTTGATTCAGTGATGTATCACCTTTCTTTTATGTTGCAATTCATGTATCGTCAcgctgactccaaaattgattttaaaatatttgaggtggtaatatgttgcagttcctctacaaACCTACAGATGGTACACTTTAATCTATTTACATTACGCCATAGTGTTCGTTGTGGTAGAATATAATTATTTGCTTAATTTGTTTAGAAATCTAACAAAATATCCCCCAAAAAGACTAATAATGTTGAaatgggatatttataaaatcgtcaTACTTGCagaatcaaagtacaaattaaattagCATCTAGGTATCATGATATGATATGGACTGGGCCCTGGTGATTCTCATCCCTAATAATTACTGATCACTCATTCTACTCATTACTATCATTTACAGTATCCCACCAGCCAGTTGGATGATTAATAACATTATTTCATATCTTAATTGTCTTTTTCTCATTGTCTGTAGATTAAGCACATGATGGCTTTCATTGAGCAGGAAGCCAATGAAAAAGCAGAGGAAATTGATGCCAAGGTAAACATCTACCTGTGATGGGATCTTTATGTGATTTCTTTAatggcctgtttttttttttttttttttttgtcttttttgtcaaAACTTTTAAACAGGTTTAGCAGTAATTAACGATGAGTCTTCCTTCACAGGCGGAAGAAGAGTTTAACATTGAGAAGGGTCGCCTAGTGCAGACTCAGAGGCTAAAGATCATGGAATActatgaaaaaaaggaaaaacaaattgaacagcagaagaaaatgtgagtCATGTACCACAGGAAGATGTGTCTGGTTAACTCCAGGATTAGACTGGAAATATCTCATAGAGTCATTCCTGATGCTCtgctttgggtgtgtgtgtgagtgtgtcattGTCATTATTCTGCTCTTGTTCCACAGTCAGATGTCGAACCTGATGAATCAGGCCAGGTTGAAGGTGCTGAAGGCTCGGGATGACATGATCTCGGTTAGTAACACTTTCTAACGGTGGATTCTGACCTGATGCTGGTTTGTATGTGTCTTTGTAACGGTGTCGTCGTGTTTGTATAGGACATGCTAAACGACGCACGTCGCCGACTTGCTAATGTAGCCAGAGATCCGACCCGGTACTCGGTGCTGATGGACGGACTGGTGCTTCAGGTAATATTCATGGCTTGACAATCCAAATcttgtttatgtaatatatattttttattaatatatacttttttattatttaacatgatTCAGTTTAACTAtttacatgtaattatttacactaatcagccataacattatgaccactgagtGTGAATAATAACACCGATTATTTCATTACACTGGCGCCTGATGTATTAGGCACTAAGTGAATATTCTGTCCCTGAAGTCGacgtgttggaagcagaaaaaaattatttgagcCGAATTGTGATTGCTAGATGAATGGCTTGAACCAACTCCAAAactgttcctggtctgcagtagTCAGGACGTActaaaagtggtccaaggaaggaacTGGTGACGAGgccatgggtggccaaggctcccGGATGCACAGCCACAGCTGGCCTGTGTAGTGTGATCCATAGaattataaatcattttttctTGGCTAGGTGTGTTTGTGAACTGCTTAACTGATGGGAAACGATTAGGCCTCTGctgcctttttttccctcccagtGTAAATGCTCCAATGACTTGGTGCAAGATATCACATCACACATCCTGATATCTACTGGAGTCCATGGCTCAACAGGTCAGGGCAGTTTTGGCAGCCAAAGGGGGACATACTCTACATTGAGCAGGCGGTTGTAATGTTGTACCCGATTGGTGTATTTCTCCTGTAGCCATGGAATTTTTGTTTTCGTCATTCAAAGTACTGTAACTTTTTTGCCCTTTTGTACCTGGTTAATCTTTGTAAGAACATTACAACTTTGTATCGTTCAGGGATTTTATCAGCTACTCGAACCCAAAGTGACGATCCGATGCCGTAAGCAGGACTTGCCCTTGGTGCAGGTCAGTTGTTGTAAATCCATGTCACCAGTACATAGGTTTAATTGTGATCAACTTTTGCTTTAATAGACTAAATCATcatgtctctgtgtgtttaatgtcaggctgctgtgcagaaaaacatccCCATCTACAAAGCAGCTGTAAAGAACAACCTTGAAGTGCGGATTGACCAAGACAACTTCCTTCCAGCTGATACGTACGTATCTGCTATTCagagaaaatcatattttgcttttttcaaTTGGAAGCCAGAACAGTGTGTGTAACTGTCCGTGTTGtcatctttctgtctttctagCTCGGGTGGAATTGAGATTTATAACTCGGACGGTAAGATTAAGGTGTCTAACACTCTGGAGAGCAGGCTGGAGCTTCTGGCACAGCAGGTAGAGTATGAAGGATGGAACGGCATGATGTTTAAAGTGCCAGCTGTGTAATGATGAAGGCTTACATAATGAATGGTTGAAGGGATTTTAGTCCAGCTAGTAGTTCATCCCGTTTAAGCCACAAATTCGCGCTAATAAGGTGTTCTTTTGGCAGACAGTTTATCCAGAGTAATATCCAAATGATGAAGAGCAATATTCATTCAACAGTACTAGTGCTTAGTATTTTTACATGTGCTCATTAAGAGCAATACAAATACTGTAATACACTGCCAGTTGCGCACACCAACACTTCATTCAGTCAATAGTGGGTCTTGGTataaggcaaatacaacctcagacaaacatcatcatcatgtaactttttttaagtgtgctattatctatttaacaaaaatgaaaaaaaaaaaaacaacttaagatcATGGGAATAGTTAAACACTGCTGATTAGAAGATCATAAGGAAAGGGGGAAGATTTTCTTTAAAGATGACTGAAAAATGTAGGTGTAAAACATGTTCGTGCTTTGATCTGAATGTTTTCTGATTCTcacattaataaactttttcattGACTTTCCTGCTTAGATGATGCCTGAAATCCGAGTTGCCCTGTTTGGTGCTAATCAGAACCGCAAATTCATGGATTAATCACTCATCATCTCCATGAGCATTCAGGACcataaagggggggggggggggggttcccACTTAGATTAAAAACAGAGTGACGTCATGTGACTAAGTAATATTTAACTTATGAATTGTATGTATATGTTTGGTGTATTTTGTGATTCATTGTGAACTCTACACTTCCTATGTTTACAAGTAAGTCTGAACACTTGCACTCGAGACTCGAATTCAAGTCTTACTGATAAGTGGACGTTCGCCAATTTCAGTTTGCTTTATAGTAGACATTACGACATTACAGTGTTTGCTTTTGTAGGATGTTTACCTTTTTCCCCTGTTGTCCCTTGTTGTGCAGATCATgtgctgtataaaaaaaactttgttcaaaTACTGAGATTACATGAATGTTCAAGTAATATAAGGAAATAAAGAAGTATTTAATGTCCTTCTGTGTGTTATTGACTCTAAATGTGTTGATCTGTTGAGTTTTTTGCTTTTCAGTTGTGTGAATTAAAATTGATGTTAAACTAAAAAGCGTGCAACTGTGGAGGTTATGGCAGACGCATTAAGGATCTTATAACTCATTATGTTCCTCTGTTGTCAACATACTAGGGAGAAATAATTCAGCCTAGGAGTGCCTTTTTCAGCTAAGCAAATGTGCTATGAGACAACAGGGAAGTGAAGTGTCTTGAAACGGGGGAACTTTAGTGTTCGCATGCTTATAGTTAACCAGTGCTGttgctttttatatatattcaatttattcgattcaatattttcatattgcattttatagttttgtaTTGCTTGTACCTTTTTGGCAGGGGAGGATCTGTATTTGCTATAACACTTGGTTTTTGTCTCTGCATTCGTGTTGTGTAACAGTACTGAAATGAACAAGATCTATTTAGGTTGAGAATCAGAAGTATTGAAAAACACTCAAGTTCTGACTGTTTCTCTCATTCTGACCTTATGCTCATAATCTTAGCACGGCAACCTTTCCCTTTGTAGGTCTGAATTGTACAATGTGTTTAATGCATGCCTAGGTCAGAGGTAGGAGGTAAGTGAGAACTTTATTACTGTACTAAGTACATATTTCTTATATCTGTATGTtttatgagtagttttattgaAGGATAATATTTACTTTGCTCAAATTACAGGaaaattttccttttatttttgtgcatgTCTTTGTGTTACCTAGCCATACTGGTGTGTTTTGCGCTCTGCTGACTGGTATGCATAATTTTGTGACAAGATACGCATAATACTGTGGCGTAACAGGGTTTACGAAACCTGAAGCGAAAAAAAGCAATGGTGAAAATTGATACAGTACTCATACTCAAGCACACAATTAAATtgaggacttctacttttacttgactACTAATTGCCCAAGAGATTCTCTTTTTTCCTCAAGTACaagatttgtgtactttgcccactGCACAGTTTTATCAATTATAACATGCAATAAAAACCCAATCTTATATTTCTCTAATATGCATTATATAAATCCTAATCTTTATCCTTAATTTTAAAGATCTTgatcttatttttttcatacatgCATAGATTCATTTGCATGGGTTGTCAAATGCTTGGTACTTGGTAGTTTTACAATAAAAGAGCTTCGTGGCAACCCCTTTATGTGTAGTAGTATGTTTcctgtttacttaaaaaatgttaatcgcACCATCATTGAGGCTATCATGTGACCATCAGAGGAGAGGCGTATATTTCTCATGTTGAAgtgttttaaatacatttttgggcctctctgtctatatacagtatatagaaacgAAACAGAGAAGTATAgaaatgaaactggctctcatgaagaccattacaggaaaacaagaccaaaataAACATCTGCTGCATTTAGAGTgaccagcttaaaaaaaaaaatcaccaattacccaacagcacctcagattagcttagctttagcttttttcTAGTAGCAGACGCGTCTCAATATCAGTTGTTCAAAGGAGGTTATTGCATAATTTGATTGCCTCCAGCATTGCTTTACAGGgtggaaagaaacaaaaatcaagaaagaccatggaattagaaggcgtgtccaaacttttgactggtcatgccaaaaacatatttttgagTAGAAACTCTGTCCGCAGGTTGTGTACAAAAATACAGTGAGTTATTTGATGTTCGGAGTTCTTCATGATTCCTCCTATCTTGATTAGAACTCTAGTTTCAGTCCAtggtttaatatactgtagtatgaaGACAGAGCAATGGAAAAGCTATCTTTAACATTCAAATGAGCTGTTTTTTGTGCATGTCCTGTATGCACTGCAATGCTTATAGGACTGAAAGCCCCTACTGTTATTGGTgataattgtttaattgttttgacATCAtgcagtgtaaaaaaataaaaataaaaaataaaaaatagtagtAAGGGTGTGTGTTCCTACATGTGGGAACACACACCCttactactattactattattattattactaatttttttttattatttttctactgTACTCTTCTGTTTctcaagaaataaacacacaaaaatgaaaacacgTATAAAAATTGAGCAGTGACCATGGAGTCACTAAGGGACCGTCTAAAAAGTGCACGACCTAGACAGAACTCCTTGCATCATAtcaaacatacaaacatattGCAGTGTCAGGCTACAGTATGGATTATTAGTTtacttgtttaattttaaatatacatttccaAATAAGTGATTACACACAGAAACGTAATGTGCCAATAAAACAcagataatttgttaaataataggcagggtgttttttttttaacaagtgaTTTGAACTGTAAAGTTTATCGTATGTATAAAGACGAGTCTAAGTTTAAAGTATATTAAGAGTTTCAAAGTatgatataattaaataatcaaaattCAATATCTTCTATGCTATAGAGGTTACACATGTAAGACCAATTGTGCATTAATCCAATCTATTATTTCTACTAACTACAactatttcatttttaatacttagtgtaaatttattgatttatttatttagcgaaagaatatataattaaatttcaacattattctttgtttttgtggGTTACACAAGTATTATAAGCCAGTCTATGATTGCTACAaccatttgatttttaaaattcatattgtttaattttttatttaccccccccccccccccaaaaaaaaaaaaatattaaactttaatttttagactttaataaatagctttttgttttgtttgcattGGAGCACACCATGGTTAATACTGTAGGTGGGATGAAGCAAAAGATAATGATCAAAGTCCCATGTCCTGTTGTGGTAAGAGAGAATATAATAACATTATGGGTGGGGTAGATCTGATGATTTCCAAATATATGCTGCtattttttctcacacaacttggcacaggttttcctcgacatgcccttcctgacaaaaccctcccattttatcagGGCTTGGGATCGGTACTGCAGGCTGGGGTTTTGGGATTGGGTGGGAACTGAACCTAGGGTCCAAGACAattttcatggtaaagtggaacatGGTGGAACCAGTCaccagatctccaaccagaagcagagCAGCGGGAAGAGTCAGACAGATCCGGAGGGTAGAGgtaggtctggatcactggtgGCTCAAAAGTGCCATGTGCAGCtcgacagagtgagagagagagagagagtaatataatttcaatttcAATCTATAGATACTTAGTATACAGTAATGCTACACATTATGTGAGACGAAAGACCCTGACAGATTTATTGCTTTATTCTAACATTATATCAAAGAAAAAACTGCAAAGATCCTGTGTACAAAATCTTAACCTAGACTTATAAAGATTTTCACTTTAGCTGATTCTCTTTGTgatctctgtctctctaaacCTGACTTGGGCCCGTCTCATTGTCATCAGAATACTGTATTACCTAAGGAAAGATGTGTAGCCAGGTTAAAATTCAGTtagcaacaataaataaatacagtcgATTCCTCACTTGGAGATCAAAAAATGtcgttttgctgtcaaactcttCAACTGatattattgaaaatgtaaaacaaaataaacatgtcTGATCTTTTATCACTTGTTTTTTACCAGTGCCAAAACTTTAAAGGATCAGTACCATGATTCACGCCTTAGTATCACTTGGACCTGGATCAACTGAATTGTAAAACCTTCACCATTTAGCGATCACTTCCCACATCATGGTATATTATACATGCCTGCATGTCGAAACTGTAAAAGCGAATATTAGTGAAGCACAACTGACTAGCCAGATGATTACacagttcattttatttaattaagtaaagGGCGTTCCATGTGCTACTGT contains the following coding sequences:
- the atp6v1e1b gene encoding V-type proton ATPase subunit E 1, whose amino-acid sequence is MALSDADVQKQIKHMMAFIEQEANEKAEEIDAKAEEEFNIEKGRLVQTQRLKIMEYYEKKEKQIEQQKKIQMSNLMNQARLKVLKARDDMISDMLNDARRRLANVARDPTRYSVLMDGLVLQGFYQLLEPKVTIRCRKQDLPLVQAAVQKNIPIYKAAVKNNLEVRIDQDNFLPADTSGGIEIYNSDGKIKVSNTLESRLELLAQQMMPEIRVALFGANQNRKFMD